One part of the Girardinichthys multiradiatus isolate DD_20200921_A chromosome 10, DD_fGirMul_XY1, whole genome shotgun sequence genome encodes these proteins:
- the LOC124874651 gene encoding gastrula zinc finger protein XlCGF57.1-like — protein MFAGAPRENKGLVEKEEVSLNFYKQKPDTMEMKHEEKEVRITSTAETVTNEDNEEKPQSSLLNQIKTEDMEAEPSTSNSAQWIKTEGGDCGGPEQDRKHDLNIDLQLNANENDSASSETDVSSNDYWQKSAGSGSETETGENGWKQTNVLEPGVKNIVGCKTVATSFSCSECGKQYRHKWSLKKHLRVHTGEKRFLCKNCGETFSEYVQLRTHMKIHADEKPFPCDVCGKRFRRMGDHKAHLRVHADEKPLICSTCGKGFYYQMNLNKHMKVHRDKPFSCDLCSKTFKVKSRLRMHMQNHTKDKPFSCGDCGKSFNFKSLLKTHMITHSVGKPFSCDVCGKRFRAEEHRGTHMRVHTGEKLFDCGFCSKRFLRSANLKTHIRIHTGEKPFICDFCGKSFSSQGSLVNHMVVHAAEKPFACDVCGKTFRRPVELKIHTRVHTGEKPFRCDICGKQFSQSSHAKIHIRMHTGEKSCACHVCGKAFCERGSLSQHMRVHTGEKRFSCGVCDMHFNRKYKLTAHMKTHAGNSSGPGYTDQTGS, from the coding sequence GTCTGGTTGAAAAAGAAGAGGTTTCCCTGAACTTCTACAAGCAGAAACCCGATACTATGGAgatgaaacatgaagaaaaggAAGTCAGGATCACATCCACTGCTGAAACTGTAACGAATGAAGATAATGAAGAGAAACCTCAATCCTCACTGCTtaatcaaataaaaactgaagacaTGGAGGCAGAACCTTCAACCAGCAACTCAGCTCAGTGGATAAAAACTGAAGGAGGGGACTGTGGAGGACCTGAACAAGACAGGAAACATGATCTAAATATTGATTTACAGCTAAATGCTAATGAAAATGATTCAGCCTCTTCCGAAACAGATGTAAGTAGTAATGATTACTGGCAGAAATCTGCCGGTTCTGGATCTGAAACAGAAACTGGTGAGAATGGTTGGAAGCAGACCAATGTACTTGAGCCAGGTGTGAAGAATATTGTAGGTTGTAAAACTgttgcaacatccttcagctgcTCTGAGTGCGGTAAACAGTACCGCCACAAGTGGTCCCTTAAGAAGCACCTGCGGGTCCACACTGGGGAAAAGCGTTTCCTCTGTAAAAATTGTGGTGAAACTTTCAGTGAATATGTGCAACTGAGGACACACATGAAAATACACGCAGATGAGAAACCTTTCCCCTGTGATGTTTGTGGTAAACGTTTTCGCAGAATGGGCGACCATAAGGCGCATCTAAGAGTGCATGCTGACGAAAAGCCGCTCATTTGTAGCACATGTGGAAAAGGATTTTATTATCAGATGAACCTTAACAAACACATGAAGGTCCACAGAGACAAACCTTTCAGCTGTGATCTTTGTAGTAAAACGTTTAAAGTTAAATCACGTCTTAGGATGCACATGCAAAACCACACTAAAGACAAACCGTTTAGTTGTGGGGATTGTGGGAAAAGCTTCAATTTTAAATCCCTTCTGAAGACCCATATGATCACCCATTCTGTGGGGAAACCTTTCAGCTGTGATGTTTGTGGGAAAAGGTTTCGTGCAGAAGAGCATCGTGGGACACACATGAGagtccacactggagagaaactcTTTGACTGTGGTTTCTGTAGTAAAAGATTTCTCCGCAGCGCCAATCTAAAGACGCACataagaatccacacaggagagaaaccatTTATTTGTGACTTCTGTGGAAAGAGTTTCAGTTCACAGGGAAGTCTTGTGAATCATATGGTGGTCCATGCAGCTGAAAAACCTTTtgcttgtgatgtttgtgggaaAACATTTCGTAGACCCGTAGAGCTTAAAATACACACCAGAGTgcacacaggagagaagcctTTTAGATGCGATATCTGTGGAAAACAGTTCAGTCAAAGCTCACATGCAAAGATTCACATAAGAATGCACACAGGAGAGAAATCCTGTGCTTGTCATGTTTGTGGTAAAGCTTTCTGTGAGCGGGGATCTCTTTCACAGCACATGAGAGTCCACACAGGAGAAAAACGATTTAGCTGTGGTGTCTGTGACATGCATTTTAACCGAAAATATAAGCTAACAGCTCACATGAAAACACATGCAGGAAACTCATCTGGGCCAGGATATACTGACCAGACTGGCTCATGA